ATACCTTCGGCAAGACCGACGAAAGGAAGCGCTTTTCCCGAAAGGTTCGCGTTTTCGCTCATCGCGCCCATAGCCGCCGCTCCGATTTTACCGACGGCCATACCGCCGCCGATGCACGCGATGCCGACCGCAAGAGCCGCAGCGATGTAGCGGATACCGCCGCTCACGGAAGCTTTCGATTCCACAGCAGGTGCGCTCTGCGTTTCATTTGAAGACTGCGCGAAAAGCGCTCCGACCGAAAACATTGCCGAAAGAACGGCAACCGCGATAAGTTTTTTATACATAGAAACTCCCGTTTTCGGACATTATCAGCATCCGAAAAAGTTTTTTGATCCTGCGCACTCTTCGAAGCGCGGAGCTGTACTCCGACGTTCCGACAAGCGCACGCTCTATATTCGAGTCTGCAACGCAAACTCATGAGGCACCCTATTGCGCGGCGCCCTGTTTATACGTAAAGCAAAACGGCGAAAACTCGACACCCGTTTCATTGAAAAACTTTGAAAAGAATTCGTAGTACTGCAGACGCACGACTTGGATCGCGACGATCATACCTTCGAGCACGATGACGAGTGCGTTTCCGAGCACCGTTACGATGATACCGCCCGGAGAGCCGATCATGTCGGCGAGCATCGAAATGACGAACGCGAGCACCGCATGCGCGAGCGCAAACGCGCCGACGCGCAAAAAGCTCACCGAATTCGAAAGATAGGTCGAAATCACTTCGATGAGTTCGACGACGCCCGAAATGACGAGCGCACCGATACCGTTTTCGGCGATGGGACGCTCTCCGTCGACGAGGCGCTCAAAGGGCTCTCCGAATGCGGCAAAGAACATGAACACGCCGATCGCGATAAAGTCGAAGCGCGACGCCGTTTGATGGAAAAACAAAACGCGCACGACGAGCGCGACGATGTACCAAAAAAAGCACGCGCCGGCAAGCCCCGTCTTTCCGAAAAGCGCGCGGCCGGGTTTTCGCACGATGAATTTATTCGTAATATTGATTATCAAACCGATCGTATTGATGAGAAAGCCGACGGCGATCGCGACGCCGAACATCGCAAACATCGCCGACGTATCGGTTCCCGACGGCATGAGCTTTACGATGGGCGCGTGCGGCTTTCCGAACAATCCCGTCACCCAATACGCAAAAGGCTCGAGCAGCGTTTCGTTCGTAAAAAACTCGCCCGTCAAAAGTCCCATGATCATACTGCTCGCTCCGACTGCGATAAAGACGGGCGCGGATCTGTTGTACGTGCCGATGCGTAAAATCCGTTTTTCGAGCAAAATACCGAGTACGAAGATGACGAAGCCCTGTCCGAAATCTCCGAACATAATGCCGAACAAAAGCGTAAAAAAGAGCGCGACGAAGGGTGTCGGATCGATCGTACCGTAGACGGGCGCGCCGTAGCTGAAAAGCATGCGCTCGAAACCTTTGACGAATTTCCGGTGATGCACTTCGACCGGCACCTGCTCTTTTCCGTTTATGACCGACGGCACTTCGGACGGCAGATATTCGCGGATCGCGATCCGCCCCTCCGTGAGCTGGTCGAGCTCTTTCATCATCGCGTCGCTGTCCCTTGCTGAAATCCAACCGGTCAATCGGTATACGAGTTCGGTCGACTGCAGCTTCGATTCGACGTCCTGAATCTGCATACCGATCGAAAACGAGCCGAGGAGCGCGAGCAGTTTTTCGCGGTGCGTTTCGGCGAAATTGCTGCGCTCTTTTTCCATTTCGGCAACTTTTTGCGCAGCGACGATTTTTTCGTTTTTGAGGCCGGCAAGCACATCGTCGGGGATACCTTTAAAATCCTGGGGAATTTCCATATTGACGAAATTAAATTTTTTCAATTCCGTGTCGAGGGCAAAGCGCCCCTTTTTCGAAGACGCCGCGAGGATGCGAGAATTGTCGTTGCCGAGCGGAATGACGACAGCCCGCTCCCCGACCGCATCTTTGAGCGCTTCGAACAGCGTCGGATCGATTTTTCCGATTCTCAGCGAAAGAAACGAAAGATGTTCGAGCTCCGAATACGACGCTTTCAAGTTCGAAAACGCGAGCGCTTCTTTGTACGCGTCGTCGACCCGCTTGGCTTCTTCGATGCTTCCGGTAACGCGCCGCTTCAAATCGTCGACGGAGGCGAGCAGTTTTGCAGCGTCGTCCCTGTCCGCGTCGGAAGGCGCACTGCACGATCGCCCGTCGTCCGTTCTGTCGGGGACGGCGAGAAAGATGCGGGCGCGCTGGAGATTGTCGAAAAATTCTTTATCCGCGTTTTTAAAACTTTCGGAAGAGGCGGCGTCTCCTCCCTGCAGCTTTGTCTGAAACTGAAAGTTACCCTTTTTGCCGAGATATTCGATCACTTTCGAAATATCCTGTCGGAGCGTCATAAGCTCTATGAGCCTCATTTCAGTCGTTCGTGCCATATTTTACCTTCTCGCTTTTTGCTGCAATATTATGATCGGGCATTCGCCGCCACTCCCGCAATCTTCATCGCCTCTTCCGCGCCGACATTGAGGCGGATGCTTTCCGCCGCCGTCCGGATGATATCGCATTCGTGCTGCTTTATCTTAAACCACGAAATAAGCACGACATCGGTCAGCGGATATCGATGGAAGAGACGCTCGGCGCGGCGGTTTATGTCGGCTTTGCACGCATCTTCCATCCAGCGCGGATCGAGCTTCCACACCGCCCCCTCTTCGTGGGGATTGAGCAGCGGCGCATACTGCCAGTCCTTCCAATCGGCGTAGGTGTCGACCGCTTTGTCGAGAATCGCGATCGCAGGAGCGGCAAGCGGATCGGATGCTTCATGCCGGTCGTCCGCGTACGCAAGGTGCGTCAATATCTCGTCCTTTTTCATATCGTAGTACACTTTCAAACGGAGCGCCCACACGATGTTTTGCATAACATAGTAATGCGTAAAAAAATCGACGACGGGCTTTTTAATTTCCCCGCGCACTTCGTTTACGCACCGCCACATGAGCTTGACGTATTGACTGTCGAGCTTTGCATTGACGACGTGCTGTTCGTGAATATCGGGCACGGAATCACACCACGCAAAGGGTGTTCCCTTCGTGATCGAAGCGATATCCGGCCACGCTTTATAATCGAGCACGCCGTATGAGCCGAGTGCACAAAGGTGCGGCATCTTTTCTTCTTTTAAGCACAGCGCCGCGCTTATCGTCTTTAAATTCTCGACGACGTAAA
This Treponema socranskii subsp. buccale DNA region includes the following protein-coding sequences:
- a CDS encoding ATP synthase subunit C, which produces MYKKLIAVAVLSAMFSVGALFAQSSNETQSAPAVESKASVSGGIRYIAAALAVGIACIGGGMAVGKIGAAAMGAMSENANLSGKALPFVGLAEGICLWGFLIGFLIIN
- a CDS encoding V0D/AC39 family V-type ATPase subunit, whose amino-acid sequence is MEYSGAASYVNAKAAGMLRKAFVGERASALFAVKTLPELWTLVFGTEVPLIPQTLLGQKLEEEAEDRFLAQYISLVEMYDRPHAILTELLYFYVVENLKTISAALCLKEEKMPHLCALGSYGVLDYKAWPDIASITKGTPFAWCDSVPDIHEQHVVNAKLDSQYVKLMWRCVNEVRGEIKKPVVDFFTHYYVMQNIVWALRLKVYYDMKKDEILTHLAYADDRHEASDPLAAPAIAILDKAVDTYADWKDWQYAPLLNPHEEGAVWKLDPRWMEDACKADINRRAERLFHRYPLTDVVLISWFKIKQHECDIIRTAAESIRLNVGAEEAMKIAGVAANARS
- a CDS encoding V-type ATP synthase subunit I, producing MARTTEMRLIELMTLRQDISKVIEYLGKKGNFQFQTKLQGGDAASSESFKNADKEFFDNLQRARIFLAVPDRTDDGRSCSAPSDADRDDAAKLLASVDDLKRRVTGSIEEAKRVDDAYKEALAFSNLKASYSELEHLSFLSLRIGKIDPTLFEALKDAVGERAVVIPLGNDNSRILAASSKKGRFALDTELKKFNFVNMEIPQDFKGIPDDVLAGLKNEKIVAAQKVAEMEKERSNFAETHREKLLALLGSFSIGMQIQDVESKLQSTELVYRLTGWISARDSDAMMKELDQLTEGRIAIREYLPSEVPSVINGKEQVPVEVHHRKFVKGFERMLFSYGAPVYGTIDPTPFVALFFTLLFGIMFGDFGQGFVIFVLGILLEKRILRIGTYNRSAPVFIAVGASSMIMGLLTGEFFTNETLLEPFAYWVTGLFGKPHAPIVKLMPSGTDTSAMFAMFGVAIAVGFLINTIGLIINITNKFIVRKPGRALFGKTGLAGACFFWYIVALVVRVLFFHQTASRFDFIAIGVFMFFAAFGEPFERLVDGERPIAENGIGALVISGVVELIEVISTYLSNSVSFLRVGAFALAHAVLAFVISMLADMIGSPGGIIVTVLGNALVIVLEGMIVAIQVVRLQYYEFFSKFFNETGVEFSPFCFTYKQGAAQ